The DNA window AGGCGCTTTCTTTAAAAGTGGCCGTTTTAAAAGAAGGGCCCCTGCATGCATTCAGAAAACATAAATTAATTAACAATTATAGTAAGAAAAATCAGGCTGTGAGCCGTTGGATGCAGAGAGCTGCTAAGCGTTAAGTTTTTCAGCCTTGGCCCTGGGTTCTGCATCATGAGCTGAGCGCAGGTCGAAGGCAGCTTTATGTCTAGCGTCGTCAGACGCGTGGTGCAGATCAAGAAAAGCTTGCAAGATTAAAAAAGTGCTTGGGTGCAGGTGGTTCAGGAAGCTTTAAAAAGTAGGCCAAGCTTAGGCGTCAGCTCTTCTCCTTGCTTACCACTATTATGCTGGTAAGCGTGCTCTTGACTCCATCGAGCTTCCTTATTCTGTCAGTTATAAGGGTCCTTAACTTGTCCATGTTCTCAGCTTCGACGAAGGCCACTAAGTCATGTATCCCGTAAACCATGTAGACCTTCTTTACCTCGTCTACCTTAAGGAGCTCGTTAAATATATCGTTCTCTTTACCGACATCTGTATTTATCATAACTATTGCCTGGGCACCCATCTACAGTCCCCAACCACTTCTATATTTTAAGGGACTGTCAAATATAACTTTATAGCAACTTGAAGGCCTCAGTCGTCTAAGTTAAGGGAGGCCCTTAGTGAATAGACTTTCATTTAAACAATTTTGCTAGCAATAGGCTGGCAACAGCTTTAAGTCGAAGTAGCCAGAGGATATAGGGGGCGCCGCGCTTGTACGTGGTGGTTCCAGGCCCAGATGAAGTCTCTCGCTCCTTTGCTAAGTCCCTAGCAGATTCTATAAAGGGCTCTCTCTGTGAGCCTGCCTATAAGCAGTTCCCGGACGGGGAGCAGTACATGAGGCTCACGTGTGACGTGAAGGGGGCTGACGTCATCTATGTAAAGACTATGTTACCGTCGCAGGACAGCTCCCTAGTGCTAAGTGCGTTGGCAGCAGACTCTGCTAGGTCCTCAGGGGCTGAGAGGGTGACGCTGGTGGCCCCTTACATGGCCTACGCCAGGCAGGACAGGCAGTTTCTCCCAGGGGAGCCTGTGAGCATAAGGTCAGTTTTAAGGGCCCTGTGGGCGGCTGGCTTCAGCCATATGGCAACCGTTGAAATGCACAAGCCCGACAGCCTGAGGCAGTTCCCCGGGGCCTCAGTTAACGTGAGGCCCTACGTGTTTATGGCTGAGGTGCTCGGAATTCGCAGCTCGAACTATGTAGTCCTATCGCCTGACCTGGGTGCCCTTGAGAGGGCGAAGATGCTGGCCGAGCACTTGAAAGTGCCTTATGATTACATTGAGAAGGAGAGGGACAGGATAACTGGTCAGGTAACAATGAAGGTCAAACAGCTTGACGTGAGCGGCAGGGATGTAATAATAGTTGACGATATAATAAGCACCGGGGGAACTGTCTCTAAGGCAGCCGAGATATTAAGGGACCAGGGCGCGAGGAGCGTAACTGTTATCGTGGCCCATGCAGTGCTAGCCCCAGGCGCCGAGGAGAGGCTTAGGTCAGCTGGCATAAACAACGTGTTTGCGGCTAACACCACGCCGGCTCAGGGCAGTTTCGTTAGACAGGTTGACGTCGCGCCTCTGGTGGCTAGGGAGCTTGCAGGCATAATGGGCGTCAGCAACAATGAGCAGTAATGAATGACTTAGCCCCTTATTTCTATTAGCGCCTCAGAGTTCTCCGTCACCTTCCAGTCGGTTCCAACAGCAACCACGACAACAGTGCCGGCTAGACTTGCACCTGCCTTCCTGACAAGCTCCACAAGGGCCCTGAGGGTGTGTCCATGAATACTGAAGTCGTCTACTATCAGCACCTTGGAGTCCTTCGGCAGCTCCCTCTTAGTGACGTAGAAAACTGTATAGGAAGCAGGGCCTGAGAGGTACATGGTCTCAAGCACTGGCTCCTCTGAGGGCGGACGCTGCTTCCTCGCAACTACTATGGGCACATTTGCGGTAAGCCCAATGGCTGTTGCAAGGCTTATGCCGCCGGCCTCAGGCGTCATGACGCATGTGAAGGCGCCGTCGAACCTACTGACCACGTACTCTGATATTAAAGTTAGCGCCATGGGGTCCAGCGTTACGCCAGCTATATTATAGAAGCCGTTGTAGACCCTTACGGCTTTAGCTACCAGCGCAGTTATGACTTCCCTTGAGAGCAAGCTGTCCACGATTTTCCTCGCGTTGCCCTCGGAGGGAAGAGTGCTTCCATTTATATAGCGTGACAGCATCGGCAAAGGCAGACCTGTTATCTTTGAGAGGTCTGTAAGCGGAAAGAAGGCCCTGGCGGCCCTCAGCAATTTTACAGACCTGTACCTAAGCTCGTAGCTGTTTACGTCACTCACCTTAGCCCCAATGTAAGCTTCCTCCTAGAGACAATAATAAGGCTCCTTTAAACGCAACTCGTAATACGCGTCAGCAGCATTTAGATCACTGCGCTGCACAGGAGAGCTGCCACCTAAGGGTAGCCTTGAGTCTTTTTTTGTGAGACGGGGCTGAACTCTTTTCACATAAATAGAAAAATCCTTTATGGTATTACGCCCATGACAGGCTAAGCGGGTGACCCCCGCCTGATGGGGCTATGCCCCAGGGGCGAGGGGATTAGGCCGTAGATGGGGGCCCCGCGCCGTTGAGCTTGACGGCCGCCCATGAGCCCACGCTGATTGCCTAT is part of the Acidilobus sp. 7A genome and encodes:
- the prs gene encoding ribose-phosphate diphosphokinase; this translates as MVVPGPDEVSRSFAKSLADSIKGSLCEPAYKQFPDGEQYMRLTCDVKGADVIYVKTMLPSQDSSLVLSALAADSARSSGAERVTLVAPYMAYARQDRQFLPGEPVSIRSVLRALWAAGFSHMATVEMHKPDSLRQFPGASVNVRPYVFMAEVLGIRSSNYVVLSPDLGALERAKMLAEHLKVPYDYIEKERDRITGQVTMKVKQLDVSGRDVIIVDDIISTGGTVSKAAEILRDQGARSVTVIVAHAVLAPGAEERLRSAGINNVFAANTTPAQGSFVRQVDVAPLVARELAGIMGVSNNEQ
- a CDS encoding phosphoribosyltransferase family protein: MSDVNSYELRYRSVKLLRAARAFFPLTDLSKITGLPLPMLSRYINGSTLPSEGNARKIVDSLLSREVITALVAKAVRVYNGFYNIAGVTLDPMALTLISEYVVSRFDGAFTCVMTPEAGGISLATAIGLTANVPIVVARKQRPPSEEPVLETMYLSGPASYTVFYVTKRELPKDSKVLIVDDFSIHGHTLRALVELVRKAGASLAGTVVVVAVGTDWKVTENSEALIEIRG
- a CDS encoding Lrp/AsnC ligand binding domain-containing protein, whose product is MGAQAIVMINTDVGKENDIFNELLKVDEVKKVYMVYGIHDLVAFVEAENMDKLRTLITDRIRKLDGVKSTLTSIIVVSKEKS